The genomic window TCCACTCTGATAACCAGGTGATAACCACGACATGAAACACATTAGACAACATCCACTCTGATAACCAGGTGATAACCACGACATGAAACACATTAGACAACATCCACTCTGATAACCAGGTGATAACCACGACATGAAACACATTAGACAACATCCACTCTGATAACCAGGTAATAACCACGACATGAAACACATTAGACAACATCCACTCTGATAACCAGGTGATAACCACGACATGAAACACATTAGACAACATCCACTCTGATAACCAGGTAATAACCACGACATGAAACACATTAGACAACATCCACTCTGATAACCAGGTGATAACCACGACATGAAACACATTAGACAACATCCACTCTGATAACCAGGTGAGAACAATGGCGTGAGATTCCTTATTGAAGGCCATATCCATATGTAATATCTCTGCTCAGATATCCTGGTTATACCCATGACACCAGGCACATTATATACAGCTCCTGCTTTGAAACTCGTCATTCATTCAGCTTGATCTTGGGAGCAGTgtaatatttgaatatcaagTGATGTGAATTGCACTCTGCTACTACCCGCTAGGGTAAAAACGTATGTGATCATCGGTTTGAGCACGGTGAATGTGGAGTGACCGAACTGCACTCTGCCTCCCTGCAGGTGCGGTCAATGGATGAACTGAACCACGATTTCCAGGCCCTGGCGCTGGAGGGGCGAGCCATGGGAGAGGTGAGAGGCTGGAAGGGGtagaggtgggtggggggtgggggcggggtgttgGAGGCCATAGAGGGGGTAGATGCGGGTGGCGTGTTGGAGGCGGTAGGCGGTGTTGGGCAGGGCTGGGGCAGCCGGGTTTCTGTGATGCGACCTCTCCACCTCTGTGCTTTCTGCAGCAGCTCCTCCCGGGGAAAAAGTTCTGGGAGTCGGATGACTCCAGTAAAGATGGACCCAAAGGGATCTTCCTGGACCAGTGGAGGGACAGCGCCTGGGGGGCCTCAGGTGAGGGGCCCGCACACCACCGCCTCAGGGGCCCAAATCAGCCCAATATACAGCGCTGAGAGAAAGTATCTGCCCCCTTCCTCATTTCCTCTTATTGCATGTTTGTagcactgaatggtttcatatcttcagacaaaatgttatACCAAGGGAACCTGagcaaacacagaacacattttttaaataactttttattaaataaataatctcaCACCAGCTAAAATTCTTCCACAGCGAtgtgatatcaaattataggaagtgtttggtcgCGGTTATTGTTGCTAAAAGTAACGCAAccagttaagtttaagggggaaattTCTGTTTCACATGGATGTTAAGggtgttttaaacattttttgtgtgtttaaatgtgtgcttttatccaaagcgctttataattgatgcctctcattcgccagagcagttagcggttaggtgtcttgctcaaggacacttcgacacgcccagggcggggtttgaaccggcaaccctccaactgccagacaatcggtcttacctcctgagctatgtctcccCCAAAAGGAATCTGTTTACTCagattccctttgtctaatattacatttgaaGATCTGAAACTGTTCAGTGTGacatgcagtaatagaggaaatcataAACTTTTGTCACGGCACTGTAGATGAGCACAGAGCCATGTGATCattaagggggcggggcattcTCCAGCTTGtgacaataaaaatatacatgtataattTAAGCAATCCATTTACAACCATGTGCAGTAAATTACTCATTgctcatatttttcaaaatggctcaTGGGCTAAGCTTTCCCCTATGAGCTGTTTTGCATGTAGTGGATATAGACCTGGGGTAAGCAGGCCTGGTCTGGGACTGCTGGAGATGGTCCCTGTTCTTGCTCCATTCAGACCTGCAGCTACATAACTGTATCACTGTACACAGATGAACATGTGCTGGAGTCTCTCAGCAGTTCATTCAGGCTCTTGATCAGATTGTTGTGAAAAAGCTTGGATCACAGGAACCAGGAACATCAGTGGTGCCCTGGGACCAGGGTTACCTACCAGACCCTCGTATATACGAGTTTAACCGTACGTTtctgccccccaccccgtgcAGACCACTCGGTCTCTCAGCCTATCATGGTGCAGCGCCGGCCAGGCCAGGGTTTCCATGGCGGCAGCGAGGTGGGGTCGGTGCTGTCCCCGCGCTCGGAGAACGGCGGCCTGGGCGTCAGCATGGTGGAGTACGTGCTCAGCTCCTCCCCCGCTGAGAAGCTGGACTCCTGCCTGCGCAAGGGAGCGTTTGTgagtccccctccccctggtcctgcctgtctgcctgtctgcctgtctgtctgtctgtctgtctgtctgtctgtctgtctgtctgcctgtctgtacgtctgtctctctgtttttatAACTGGTAACACAGGTTTATAAAACATCCTCGCAGGATGTGTGTTGAAGCTAGGTTCACccttatttatgaatatttaaaatgtggatAGATTGGAATATAAGGCTTTTAACTATCCAGTTTAAGTTGTATGCGCTTTTTTGGCAAAAACAGAGCAAAGCGAGTTGTCAGTTCTTTGGGGTGAAGCGCAGATGGTGTCTGAGCTTGCGAGCCAGCCAGGAAGTGTGGCGGCATTGGTCAGCCGCGGTCTGAGCCTCCGCCCCCTTCTGTTTCAGGGGCCCCGGGACCCCGAGTCGGAGGACGGGGAGAAGCGGGAGAAGCCCAAGGCCTCCTTCGATGCCGACAAGctgaaggagctgaaggaggTGGAGAGCGACGTGATGGACAACCCCAACGGGCTCCCCGTGCAGAACGGCATCGACGTGGACGTGAAGGATTTCAGGTACCCCGCGTGGGGCCGGGGGCTGATGCTGCTAGCGCTGGCCAGTTCTGATCCCGGAGGGCTGGTGTGTACGCAGGGTTCTGCTTCCACCAGTTactctggctaaatgagctaattggctgtatacaccaacactggttcactcgtagattagatcacagtaaagcGTTTCATATCGGGGCTCTAGAACAGCCTTTGGCCCTGCCATGCAGCGACACTATCGATCGGTTAAGTGCGTCACTCACAGTATCTCTGGGAGGCTTTTACTGGTGCTGGCAGTTGTCTGAGGGTAATTTAAAGTAATGCATTTTTGCCATAGTAGCATTCCCATAGCCacgtctgcttttttttcccacaaaacagTGTTTATAAAGGAAGGATGGCTCATTTCAAAGGCCGAACACTGGATGATGAAATTGTGTACAAGGCTAAATTTTCTGTTCCGTCTCTGGAGAATTCATGGTTATTTCACCAGGCTAGGCACTGTGCAGCCTCACTGTTGATATGCCTTCAGGTAGTGTCATTTGAACCCGTTCAGACGACGGCCAGTTGTAGCAGTCAGAAATTGGATCAGAGCGGTTTTGTGTCTGACCCTcgccctccctctttccccctccccagccGCACCCCAGGGAACTGTCCCCTGCCGGGGGCGGAGGTGGATCTGCTGGGGGCCGGGCAGGGCCCCGCGGAGGGCCTGTCCCAGCTGGCCAGCAGCAACGGGCCCAAGCCCGTGGAGGACTTCTCCAGCGTGGAGTCCCAGAGCGTTCCCCTCGACCATATGGAGTCTGTGGGCATGGAGCCGCTGCAGTTCGAGTACCCCGCCAACCAGATGCCCATGGACTCTGCAGGGGCCACCGTGGGGCTGTTTGACTACAACTCCCAGCAGCAGGTGGGCACCGAAGTTTTCATTGCCCAGCAGTATTGTGGGTTGTGTGATAACGGCTCCTAGTAGTGAGTTTAGTGGTTAAACATTGTTCTCATTCCAAAGGACTGCTGAGTTTTATGTactcaaaaacatttcaatctAGGTTTTGCATACGGGGAGTGTCTTTGCAAACTCTAAGCGATGTTTATCTTTGAAACCTGGCCAGGCGTGCATGTAGCTGCTGTGGGTGTAACCGTGAGCCAGCGCTAATGAGCTGTAAACTTAAACGCTCTTCTCTGTGCGCAGCTGTTCCAGAGGCCCAATGCGCTGGCTGTGCAGCCTCTGACCgccgcccagcagcagcagtacgCCCTGGCGGCCGCACAGCAGCCTCACATCGGTGAGTCcgcccgcacgcgctcagtctGCGCGTCAGAGTCCGCCTCTGCCTTCTGCGTGTCTCTGACCGTcccgctgtgcccccccccaggtctggcCCCCGCTGCTTTCGTCCCGAACCCTTACATCATCAGCGCCGCCCCTCCCGGTACCGACCCGTACGCGGCAGGcctggccgccgccgccaccctgGGTAAGCCTCCGCCGCCGCGGGCGTAGCTTCCATCACAGCGCGCGTGCGTTTAGTGTGCCCCTGCGTTTAGTGTGCCCCTGCGTTTAGTGTGCCCCTGCGTTTAGTGCGTTTAGTGTGCCCCTGCGTTTAGTGTGCCCCTGCGTTTAGTGTGCCCCTGCGTTTAGTGCGTTTAGTGTGCCCCTGCGTTTAGTGTGCCCCTGCGTTTAGTGTGCCCCTGCGTTTAGTGTGCCCCTGCGTTTAGTGTGCCCCTGCGTttagtgtgtttagtgtgtccCTGCGTTTAGTGTGCCCCTGCGTTTAGTGTGTTTAGTGTGCCCCTGCGTTTAGTGTGCCCCTGCGTTTAGTGTGCCCCTGCGTTTAGTGTGCCCCTGCGTTTAGCGTGCCCCTGCGTTTAGTGTGCCCCTGCGTTTAGTGTGCCCCTGCGTttagtgtgtttagtgtgtccCTGCGTTTAGTGTGCCCCTGCGTTTAGTGTGTTTAGTGTGCCCCTGCGTTTAGTGTGCCCCTGCGTTTAGTGTGCCCCTGCGTTTAGTGTGCCCCTGCGTTTAGTGTGCCCCTGCGTTTAGTGTGCCCCTGCGTTTAGTGTGCCCCTGCGTTTAGTGTGCCCCTGCGTGACCCGCCTCTGCCTCCCCAGGCCCCGCGGTGATGCCCCACCAGTACTACGGGGTCACTCCCTGGGGCGTGTACCCCGCCAACCTCTTCCAGCAGCAGGCGGCTGCGGCTGCAGCGTCCAACTCGGCCAATCAGCAGGCGGCGAACCAGAATCAGCAGAACCAGCAACAGGTGAGGCCTGTTTTCCTCCTGCAGCCTCCTATTGGCTGAGACCTCTCTTCTGTCCCTATTAGCTGCGCTCATTAAACTGTAGACAAGACGTATGAGGAAAACAATgatgtacttggtaggattcttgcttgctgaacaagcttactctacagggttggagccctgatcgatgtggtcacttctggcactacgatccttacttcactctagtgtttcttttgcgcctctacatcatgaaacctatgcacttgttgtacgtcgctctggataagagcgtctgctaaatgcctataatgtaatgtaatgtaatgtaatgtcatacaTTGAAAATTGTCAATGCAGAACATAAATTTGCATCAACGGAATTCATAGACTAGATTTTTTGACTTGATATCGCTCCATagaatcaaaaataaatgtttgttgtgCTCTCCAAGCTCAAAAAAGGTCTCCAGCTCTGTCTGCATCTTCTGTTGGCCCAGAACACTCCGCTGTGCCAGCCTCTCGTTGTGTAGTGCAAGTCTTGCTCTGCTTGAGTCAGTCATTCTCTAAACATGAGCTGTTATAATACCAATACCAATAATGAAGAAATCTGACTGTATGAAAGGCCTCGTggtttgacctctgaccctgagAACCCCTTCCCTGGTTCTGATAGGTGATGCGCGCGGGAGGGAACCAGCGGCCGCTCACCCCCAACCAGAGCCAGCAGGGCCAGCAGAACGACCAGCTGGTGGCAGCCGCTGCCGTCAACTCCGCCCTGGCGTTCGGGCAGGGCCTGGCCGCGGGCGTGCCTGGTGagcgacctttgaccttttgttTCAGGATGAGCCTGTTTTATACCCCCACATCTCCATGACTGGCGATGGCATTAATGTAAACTGGCGCACGGCATGAGCTTAAATCCAAACCTTAAACCTGAATGGGTTCCATTACTAATGCCTCTGTTCTGGAAGTTTCTTTGgttgtgactgtgctgtgtgcgggTGAGTAGCAGGTGCCagccctggctgtgtgtgtgtaggggcggggggtgagcgAGCAGCACAGGTGTCTCGCTGTGCGTTTCTCTCCTCTCCGTTTTGAGGTGAGGGTAATTATTAGGACGGGCTGAGAGCGTGAGGCGCTGCTTTGGGACGCGTCTGGggctgcagctgctgtctgGAGCGCAGCGGCTGCTCTCTGAGGCACGGGACGCTTCCGTTCCATAAgtagaatccccccccccccccctccccagcgtGGCGACACGTCCCTGTCTAGCCCACATGTGCACCCGAGCTCGGTGTCCCTGTCGCGCTCTGACTGGTGAGAGCGGAGCAGCTGGAGCGCGCTCGCCGCCCCCACGCGTTCAGGGCGCTCCTGCACGCGCTCCTGAAGCGCATCGCTCGGCGCAGGTGCAGATGAGTCATCGCCGCCGCTCTGTGAAAGACACGCTCTTGATGAGCGTGCTCTTGTGCAGCCGCCCCTCCCCGTTTGCCAGCTGTCTGACGAGCGTGAGGTGGGGTGAAGCGGACGAAGCGCTTCAGAGCAGGGCGTGAAAGGGCTGCTGAAGCTCCTGTGCGCTATAGTGTTGGGTTACGTGGGGGGAGCAGACCCGTAGCACTGACCTCATTTTCTGTAATAGAACAGCAATGATTAAGCGGTACTGTTGGCGTTATAAAAAAAGTAGGCATACTTGCGTAGTGTTGGGTGTTGTTTCGTGGAAAACAAGGTCAGTTGTTGCGGCAGTGTTGCTATGCTGTTGAACATTTATCTGGTAATGTGCTAGCAATCGTGTTAATGTATTCTTAATGCCAGGGATATTTCTCAATACTCCTGTCATAATGTTGAATGCCAAGTTGAATGTTGGCATCCATATGGAATCTATTTCTGCATGTTTCATAGTGGCTCCCTCTTTCATGAGGTCACTCGTGGGGTGCCTCGAAAGTgtgtccaaaaataaaaagttatgaTAAAACTAATGCAAAACAATTCACACTGAattctaaatttaaatttaaccgATCAATTCATAGAGCACTTGTAAGCTCACCTGATTTTAGTTTATAATGGAGCATTTGTTATCTCACACTGCAAAATTAGAACTTGTCTGAACATCCCAACAGGATGTACCTGTGCAGATACATCCTGTTGGGATGTAATTATAGTTTGGTCAAAGCCTCCAAAACGATCCATTCTTACATTTTAACCAGACTAGTGacgtgtttgttttgtaaaGTTCATCACAGACAGTAAGACTaagaaaaattagaaaaaaatgcaattgatTACCCTCTGTAATATAACTCATTGTATTTTTGCCAAGCTGCTTGACGTGCTATTGCATAAATCTGGGATCTGCCGAGGCTGTAAACCTGATCTCTGGAGGGAGAGGCTGTTGGGCTAACTGCTGCACTGAATTAAAGGAGCGCTGAAGTCACTCATTATTTTAAGTGAGAATGACCAAAGTgtgtcatttataaaaaatgtcattttttaaaattaaaccgATTTCGTATTTTGACGTGTTCATCTATTTCTTCAATACAAATTGAGGAAACCGATGTGAAAAACAGATGAAAGTTGCAGACTGCATGTCATTTTGGGGTGCCATGGAAATAGAAAAGGCCTGGGGCCTGAAAAGTTTTGGAACCACTGATTTACTGGCTTCTGCATTTTGTGATTTGAATCAACTGGATTTTGCCTGTAAAATGTTGTAGCACATCCTCCTGTGTTTTGGCTTCAAATGGTCAGATCTAAGGATATAAATTTGAGATTTTGCTTTCAGTAATAGTGACTGAGGTGTCTTGCACTTGCAGAATTGTGCCCGGTTTGGCCTGAGTTCCCTTTGGAGTAACTCCTGACCTCTGTCTCCTAGGTTACCCGGTCCTCGCTCCAACTGCCTATTATGACCAGACGGGGGCGCTGGTGGTGAACACAGGAGGTCGCAGCGGCCCTGTCCGCCTGATGGCTCCCGCCTCTGTCATCATCAGCCCGACCGCAGCGCAAGCCGGTGAGCCCACCCCCCCTTTgtgagctcacttcctgtgaggaagtctctctccctgtcagcACTGCTGCTGGAGCGTTTGAAGACTCAGTGCAGCGAAGTCGAGTCAACGCTGTGAACTGATCTGTTCAGAGTGGAGTAAACTtcctgtcccccctctctctcagcagtgGCGGCAGCAGCCTCAGCCAATGGGGCGACGGGAGGCTTGGCGGGCGGGGCCAACGGGCCGTTCCGGGCCCTGGGCTCccagcagcagccgcagccCCAGCCGCAGCCGGGCGGCACCAtggcctccagctccttctACGGCAGCAGCTCCATGAGCTCCAGCTCCCAGAGCAGCTCCCTGTTCTCCCAGGGCTCGGCCCAGCCCGGCAGCACCTCGCTGGGCttcgggggcggcgggggctcCTCCTCCCTGGGGGCCACTCTGGGAGCCACGCTGGGAGGATTCGGGACTGCAGGTGCGTTCCCCCGCCCCTCGCGCCCCTCCAGCCACCACAGAGGTAGAACACTGCGCCTCGCCCGGCATGGGGAGCCAGGGGGTTTACAGGGGGCCTGCGTACTGTTTAGTGTGTGAGGAACAGTATGAGTGGATAGTGTGTTTAAATGAGTACTGCTTAGTGTGTGAGGAACAGTATGAGTGGATAGTGTGTTTAAAGGAGAACTGTTTATTGTGTGAGGAACAGTATGAGTGGATAGTGTGTTTAAAGGAGAACTGTTTATTGTGTGAGGAACAGTATGAGTGGATAGTGTGTTTAAAGGAGAACTGTTTATTGTGTGAGGAACAGTATGAGTGGATAGTGTGTTTAAATGAGTACTGCTTAGTGTGTGAGGAACAGTATGAGTGGATAGTGTGTTTAAATGAGTACTGTTTAGTGTGTGAGGAACAGTATGAGTGGGTAGTGTGTGTTTAAAGGAGTACTGTTTAGTATGTGAAGAACAGTGAGTGGGTAGTGCGTGTTTAAATGAGTACTGTTTAGTATGTGAAGAACAGTGAGTGGgtagtgtgtgtttaaatgagtACTGTTTAGTATGTGAAGAACAGTATGAGTGGCTAGTGTGTGTAAAGAGAGAAATCCTGTCTTGTGAGGAACAGTTTGAGTATGGTAAACTGTGTGTGAAGTggagcactgcagtgtgtgaagaAGTGTTGGGGttcctctgcatgtgtgtgaaggGGGCTGGGTTGAACAGGGGTCTGAAGAATGTTAACTGCTTGTGAATTGAGAGTAACAGCCTTGCTTGCTTGTGTTCTTTGTACTTGTCTGGATAAGTTagtgcaggggtgcacaactccggtcctggagggcaggTGTGCGTGctgtttttgttccaaacagttacttcagtttcagttttgacagctctataaactgtgctggttcactcctgtacttgagcacagtaaactTTTTAGGATACTCTTGCAGTCtatggctgtagctggtgcttttACACGTTAGATAAAGATATGACTGGGcaaatcaaataattaagaGCCGAAGTTGGCACAAAGTCCTGCAGCGGATCAGCCCTTGCTGTGCACCCCTGAATTAGTGCATTGGGAGTATGAGGGGCGTGTGCACTGGCACTGCTGCTGAGTGTTTTCTGCTCCTCTgtcgccccctagtggccaactcGAACACGGGCAGCGGCTCCCGTCGCGACTCCCTTACCAGCAGCTCGGACTTGTACAAGCGCACACCCAGCAGCCTCACTCCCATTGGACACAGCTTCTACAACGGCCTGGGGTTCTCCTCCTCGCCCGGCCCAGTGGGCATGCCCCTCCCCAACCAGGGCCCCAGCCACtcgctgactccgcccccctccctgtccacccacggctcctcctccagcctcaACCTCGGTcagtctgtccgtccgtctgctGGTCCCTTTCCGTGCTCCTATGTGAAAATAAGGCTATTTACTTTTGGTGGcaagtgcagtgtgtgtgtgtgtgtgtgtgtgtgtgtaattcagggctgccaaaccctgttcaTGGAGATCTAACATCCTGTAGCTTTCATTTCAACTATGATTTGATACATCTGATTATACTAATTCTACTAGCTGTGGAATGAGGTGTGCCTTGTTAAGGTTGTGTTAAAGTtggagatctccaggaacaggataatatatggttcttgagattgaGACCAGAGACTCACGTCCCCTACATTGAGCAAAAATGAGTTTCCAGGTCTCAAGAGgctgaaatgtgtttgctttgtCCTGTCGCCATGGCAATGACTGACTGGTTGACCCTTCACAGGGGGACTGACCAATGGCAGCGGGCGGTACATCTCTGCGGCCCCGGGGGCCGAGGCCAAGTACCGGAGCGCGAGCAGCGGCTCCAGCCTCTTCAGCCCCAGCAGCCAGCTCTTCCCGTCGTCACGGCTACGCTACGGCATGTCCGACGTCATGCCCTCCGGCCGCAGCCGGCTGCTGGAGGACTTCCGCAACAACCGCTATCCCAACCTGCAGCTGCGCGAGATCGCCGGCCACATCATGGAGTTCTCCCAGGACCAGCACGGCTCCAGGTACTGCCCCCTGAACGCCGTGGGCCCGTGCAGTGAGCCCATCCCGCTGGGCACAGGGTACCGGCTGAGGAAGGGTGATGAACATTAGTTCTTAGGTTCCCCTGGTGCAGACACGAGCCCCCTTTCACCATTGGTCCAGActgcgggtgggggggcggagggcacAGTTGACCATAGCATCTCCCAAGAGAGGAGACTGGCACGAATCCCCCTCTCTGCTAGAAGCATTAGCCATTTGACATGGGGATGGAATAGAACAGTTTGCATTaataactgcccccccccccccaggttcatTCAGCTGAAGCTGGAGCGGGCCACCCCTGCAGAGCGTCAGCTGGTCTTCAGCGAGATTCTGCAGGCCGCCTATCAGCTCATGGTGGACGTCTTCGGCAACTACGTCATCCAGAAGTTCTTTGAGGTTTGCCCTTGTCCCCAGGCACTGACTGACTCACCCACCCAATCACGGTTTTTAGTCTCAGGCACCTTTAGAGTCGCTGCTGCTTGCATCTTTGAATTGTCTCAATGGCGGCATTGCACATTAGTCATCGCTCTGTGCGAAGGTTTTGTTAGCACGGTTCCAGAAAACACTTCCAGacctcctctgccccccagATGTCCTAATCTGCCTATATTCCAAAAGCACAACAGGGCACAACAGCAGAGCGTGGGAATATGAGTACTAGCATCTGGCTAACAGAGCAGTGCATACTGGGAATATGAGTACAAGCATAAGCCTAACACTGCAGTGCACACTGGGATTACGAGTGCTAACAtcaggctaacagcacagtgcacACTGGGAGCATGAGTGCTACGCTTCAGGCTAGCAGACTGCCGCTCTgaccctgtctctgtgctgcagttcGGCAGTTTGGATCAGAAGCTGGCGCTGGCCGAGCGGATCCGGGGCCACGTGCTCTCTCTGGCACTGCAGATGTACGGCTGCAGAGTCATCCAGAAGGCCCTGGAGTTCATCCCCTCTGACCAGCAGGTCATCGTAAGTGTCCACTGCTCCTCCTGTCTGCGCAATTATTCTTACTGACATTGTACTTGTGTATATTGCACACTCCTGTGTGCGcaactgagtgactgagtggtgtgtgtgtgtatataactCACTCTGCAgagtgagatggtgtgtgtatctctctgcagagtgagatggtgtgtgtgtgtgtgtgtgtgtataactctCTGCagagtgagattgtgtgtgtgtgtataactctCTGTCTCAGCAgagtgagatggtgtgtgtgtgtgtataa from Anguilla anguilla isolate fAngAng1 chromosome 8, fAngAng1.pri, whole genome shotgun sequence includes these protein-coding regions:
- the pum1 gene encoding pumilio homolog 1 isoform X11 gives rise to the protein MSVACVLKRKAVLWQDSFSPHLKQPPLETIHPSMPVVLTTGSGAPAAGQTPQAAPPSQAHSGQVPGGAGGAGRSQDDAMVDYFFQRQHGEQPGVGYNNGKHRWPTGDNIHSDNQVRSMDELNHDFQALALEGRAMGELLPGKKFWESDDSSKDGPKGIFLDQWRDSAWGASDHSVSQPIMVQRRPGQGFHGGSEVGSVLSPRSENGGLGVSMVEYVLSSSPAEKLDSCLRKGAFGPRDPESEDGEKREKPKASFDADKLKELKEVESDVMDNPNGLPVQNGIDVDVKDFSRTPGNCPLPGAEVDLLGAGQGPAEGLSQLASSNGPKPVEDFSSVESQSVPLDHMESVGMEPLQFEYPANQMPMDSAGATVGLFDYNSQQQLFQRPNALAVQPLTAAQQQQYALAAAQQPHIGLAPAAFVPNPYIISAAPPGTDPYAAGLAAAATLGPAVMPHQYYGVTPWGVYPANLFQQQAAAAAASNSANQQAANQNQQNQQQVMRAGGNQRPLTPNQSQQGQQNDQLVAAAAVNSALAFGQGLAAGVPGYPVLAPTAYYDQTGALVVNTGGRSGPVRLMAPASVIISPTAAQAVAAAASANGATGGLAGGANGPFRALGSQQQPQPQPQPGGTMASSSFYGSSSMSSSSQSSSLFSQGSAQPGSTSLGFGGGGGSSSLGATLGATLGGFGTAVANSNTGSGSRRDSLTSSSDLYKRTPSSLTPIGHSFYNGLGFSSSPGPVGMPLPNQGPSHSLTPPPSLSTHGSSSSLNLGGLTNGSGRYISAAPGAEAKYRSASSGSSLFSPSSQLFPSSRLRYGMSDVMPSGRSRLLEDFRNNRYPNLQLREIAGHIMEFSQDQHGSRFIQLKLERATPAERQLVFSEILQAAYQLMVDVFGNYVIQKFFEFGSLDQKLALAERIRGHVLSLALQMYGCRVIQKALEFIPSDQQVISEMVRELDGHVLKCVKDQNGNHVVQKCIECVQPHALQFIIDAFKGQVFALSTHPYGCRVIQRILEHCLPEQTLTILEELHQHTEQLVQDQYGNYVIQHVLEHGRAEDKSKIVAEIRGSVLGLSQHKFASNVVEKCVTHASRAERAMLIDEVCSMNDGPHSALYTMMKDQYANYVVQKMIDVAEPTQRKIVMHKIRPHMATLRKYTYGKHILAKLEKYYMKNGVDLGPICGPPNGIM
- the pum1 gene encoding pumilio homolog 1 isoform X5, which produces MSVACVLKRKAVLWQDSFSPHLKQPPLETIHPSMPVVLTTGSGAPAAGQTPQAAPPSQAHSGQVPGGAGGAGRSQDDAMVDYFFQRQHGEQPGVGYNNGKHRWPTGDNIHSDNQVRSMDELNHDFQALALEGRAMGEQLLPGKKFWESDDSSKDGPKGIFLDQWRDSAWGASDHSVSQPIMVQRRPGQGFHGGSEVGSVLSPRSENGGLGVSMVEYVLSSSPAEKLDSCLRKGAFGPRDPESEDGEKREKPKASFDADKLKELKEVESDVMDNPNGLPVQNGIDVDVKDFSRTPGNCPLPGAEVDLLGAGQGPAEGLSQLASSNGPKPVEDFSSVESQSVPLDHMESVGMEPLQFEYPANQMPMDSAGATVGLFDYNSQQQLFQRPNALAVQPLTAAQQQQYALAAAQQPHIGLAPAAFVPNPYIISAAPPGTDPYAAGLAAAATLGPAVMPHQYYGVTPWGVYPANLFQQQAAAAAASNSANQQAANQNQQNQQQVMRAGGNQRPLTPNQSQQGQQNDQLVAAAAVNSALAFGQGLAAGVPGYPVLAPTAYYDQTGALVVNTGGRSGPVRLMAPASVIISPTAAQAAVAAAASANGATGGLAGGANGPFRALGSQQQPQPQPQPGGTMASSSFYGSSSMSSSSQSSSLFSQGSAQPGSTSLGFGGGGGSSSLGATLGATLGGFGTAVANSNTGSGSRRDSLTSSSDLYKRTPSSLTPIGHSFYNGLGFSSSPGPVGMPLPNQGPSHSLTPPPSLSTHGSSSSLNLGGLTNGSGRYISAAPGAEAKYRSASSGSSLFSPSSQLFPSSRLRYGMSDVMPSGRSRLLEDFRNNRYPNLQLREIAGHIMEFSQDQHGSRFIQLKLERATPAERQLVFSEILQAAYQLMVDVFGNYVIQKFFEFGSLDQKLALAERIRGHVLSLALQMYGCRVIQKALEFIPSDQQVISEMVRELDGHVLKCVKDQNGNHVVQKCIECVQPHALQFIIDAFKGQVFALSTHPYGCRVIQRILEHCLPEQTLTILEELHQHTEQLVQVTHTHTHTHTHEHCLPEQTLTILEELHQHTEQLVQVTHTHTHTHTHTHEHCLPEQTLTILEELHQHTEQLVQVTHAHTHTHTHTHTLTHEHCLPEQTLTILEELHQHTEQLVQVTHAHTHTHTHTHTHEHCLPEQTLTILEELHQHTEQLVQVTHAHTHTHTHTHT
- the pum1 gene encoding pumilio homolog 1 isoform X9 — translated: MSVACVLKRKAVLWQDSFSPHLKQPPLETIHPSMPVVLTTGSGAPAAGQTPQAAPPSQAHSGQVPGGAGGAGRSQDDAMVDYFFQRQHGEQPGVGYNNGKHRWPTGDNIHSDNQVRSMDELNHDFQALALEGRAMGEQLLPGKKFWESDDSSKDGPKGIFLDQWRDSAWGASDHSVSQPIMVQRRPGQGFHGGSEVGSVLSPRSENGGLGVSMVEYVLSSSPAEKLDSCLRKGAFGPRDPESEDGEKREKPKASFDADKLKELKEVESDVMDNPNGLPVQNGIDVDVKDFSRTPGNCPLPGAEVDLLGAGQGPAEGLSQLASSNGPKPVEDFSSVESQSVPLDHMESVGMEPLQFEYPANQMPMDSAGATVGLFDYNSQQQLFQRPNALAVQPLTAAQQQQYALAAAQQPHIGLAPAAFVPNPYIISAAPPGTDPYAAGLAAAATLGPAVMPHQYYGVTPWGVYPANLFQQQAAAAAASNSANQQAANQNQQNQQQVMRAGGNQRPLTPNQSQQGQQNDQLVAAAAVNSALAFGQGLAAGVPGYPVLAPTAYYDQTGALVVNTGGRSGPVRLMAPASVIISPTAAQAAVAAAASANGATGGLAGGANGPFRALGSQQQPQPQPQPGGTMASSSFYGSSSMSSSSQSSSLFSQGSAQPGSTSLGFGGGGGSSSLGATLGATLGGFGTAVANSNTGSGSRRDSLTSSSDLYKRTPSSLTPIGHSFYNGLGFSSSPGPVGMPLPNQGPSHSLTPPPSLSTHGSSSSLNLGGLTNGSGRYISAAPGAEAKYRSASSGSSLFSPSSQLFPSSRLRYGMSDVMPSGRSRLLEDFRNNRYPNLQLREIAGHIMEFSQDQHGSRFIQLKLERATPAERQLVFSEILQAAYQLMVDVFGNYVIQKFFEFGSLDQKLALAERIRGHVLSLALQMYGCRVIQKALEFIPSDQQVISEMVRELDGHVLKCVKDQNGNHVVQKCIECVQPHALQFIIDAFKGQVFALSTHPYGCRVIQRILEHCLPEQTLTILEELHQHTEQLVQDQYGNYVIQHVLEHGRAEDKSKIVAEIRGSVLGLSQHKFASNVVEKCVTHASRAERAMLIDEVCSMNDGPHSALYTMMKDQYANYVVQKMIDVAEPTQRKIVMHKIRPHMATLRKYTYGKHILAKLEKYYMKNGVDLGPICGPPNGIM